The Plasmodium yoelii strain 17X genome assembly, chromosome: 1 genome contains a region encoding:
- a CDS encoding PIR protein: MTLNLCEAFKKIDDDWTNNILFENNHIGGQINEKYCHTDSETWNEKCKTTGETVRNATVSLLNNLFTGDKYIESENENNEYITYIMLWLSNKMKLIKTENYGSVAEFYAAFIRDNKEYKAYITQIDKNQKIMNLKIDRTRKLYALLNDLCNAIIIYNKDSSSCRNISNCPNFLNFVDNWEKQSKQLLEKKTKVFEDEDYCDVLLTLKNSYEKFKKDNKMQKKLPEFEEIEELHDCKKFHKEAKNSLKVKVLMPQYVSRYINIVKIGFKKYNSFFGNMFTNNVNYLYEQAFPTLKNVRCKFINFADTTIGHMNDQLKKAIEAYVLDNCKPEKKGPDGESPPPSSSDEPNKTQQSSLDPSEGGSDQKDQEGSKKTVPSRLVKREIPVYKVTGNETTEISDNSLNVYKKIGISILILLIPIALTIMYKYLPFGWRKKSKKKKKMKKAINMFGTNEMTENVINPTDRKKQMQIIINLSTQNKQGKKFINSSTPKKQDKQFINLSTQNKQDKKFINSSTPKKQDKKFINSSTPKKQDKQFINSSTPKKQDKQFISSSTQKKQDKKFIDLSTQKKQGKKLTNSYTQKKQTKHFINSIYWEKYPLLNIYKLMKADPVPFIILFLLFIFYVYKRKDDSLE, from the exons aagcatttaaaaaaattgatgatGATTGGACTAATAATATTCTTTTCGAGAACAATCATATCGGTGGTCAGATAAACGAGAAATATTGCCATACTGACAGTGAAACATGGAATGAAAAATGTAAAACTACCGGTGAAACAGTTAGGAATGCTACTGTATCATTACTTAATAATTTGTTCACCggagataaatatatagaatcTGAGAATGAAAATAACGAATATATCACGTATATTATGCTATGGCTGagtaataaaatgaaactaaTTAAAACAGAGAACTATGGAAGTGTAGCAGAATTTTATGCCGCGTTTATAAGAGATAATAAAGAGTATAAAGCATATATTACTCAAATCGATAagaatcaaaaaataatgaatctTAAAATTGATAGAACGCGTAAACTTTATGCGTTACTTAATGATCTGTGTAAtgcaattattatatataacaaaGATTCTTCAAGTTGCCGAAATATTTCAAATTGCcccaattttttaaattttgttgATAATTGGGAAAAACAATCCAAACAACTTCTTGAGAAAAAAACTAAGGTTTTTGAAGATGAGGATTATTGTGATGTGTTGTTGACTTTAAAAAATTCTTATgagaaatttaaaaaagataataaaatgcaaaaaaaacTTCCGGAATTTGAAGAGATAGAAGAATTACATGATTGTAAAAAATTCCATAAAGAAGCAAAAAACTCATTGAAAGTTAAAGTTTTAATGCCCCAATATGTATCgagatatataaatattgttaaAATTGGATTTAAAAAGTATAACTCATTTTTTGGTAATATGTTTACTAATAATGTCAATTACTTATATGAACAGGCGTTCCCAACCTTAAAAAATGTTCGCTGTAAGTTTATAAATTTTGCTGACACCACGATTGGTCATATGAACGACCAACTTAAAAAAGCAATAGAAGCTTATGTATTAGATAATTGTAAACCTGAGAAAAAAGGTCCAGATGGCGAATCACCACCACCATCAAGTTCTGATGAACCAAATAAAACACAGCAATCGTCTCTGGACCCATCTGAAGGAGGTTCTGATCAAAAGGATCAAGAAGGTTCTAAAAAAACAGTGCCAAGTCGGTTAGTTAAACGAGAAATTCCAGTATACAAAGTAACAGGAAATGAAACAACAGAAATAAGTGATAATTCACTCAACGTATACAAGAAAATTGGAATTTCAATTCTAATTCTTTTAATACCCATTGCTTTAACTATTATGTACAag TATTTGCCATTTGGATGGAGAAAGAAAtcgaagaaaaaaaaaaagatgaaaaaggCTATAAATATGTTTGGTACAAATGAAATGACAGAAAATGTTATAAACCCAACTGAtcgaaaaaaacaaatgcaaataattataaatttatctaCTCAAAACAAACAGGGTAAAAAGTTTATAAATTCATCTACTCCAAAAAAACAGGATAAACagtttataaatttatctaCTCAAAACAAACAAGACAAAAAGTTTATAAATTCATCTACTCCAAAAAAACAGGACAAAAAGTTTATAAATTCATCTACTCCAAAAAAACAGGATAAACAGTTTATAAATTCATCTACTCCAAAAAAACAGGATAAACAATTTATAAGTTCATCTACTCAAAAAAAACAGGATAAAAAGTTTATAGATTTATCTACTCAAAAAAAACAGGGTAAAAAGCTTACAAATTCATATACTCAAAAAAAACAGActaaacattttataaattccaTTTATTGGGAAAAATATCCAttattgaatatatataaacttatGAAGGCCGATCCTGtaccatttattattttatttttgttgtttattttttatgtttataaaagaaaagacGATTCTttagaataa
- a CDS encoding fam-a protein, whose product MNEAVELLKYHATSMDGYEFFNKNPNSSMPFYNKKHQSYINIEKIHFKVDDPDDYNEVINMLWDPDYAIFFNTDFVKTTRVYNPNLVMIQQRYKKKFGRRQRYFYALATKVEISENKTIVVMTSANINDHNPSNKKYKNEIVKSANLFKTDIDSEEDIRKGKLKKNIEGHSYGFLNVLLEKF is encoded by the exons ATGAACGAAGCTGTGGaacttttaaaatatcatgCTACAAGTATGGATGgttatgaattttttaataaaaatccTAATAGTAGTATGCCtttttataacaaaaaaCATCAAagctatataaatattgaaaaaattcattttaaagTTGATGATCCCGATGAT TATAATGAAGTAATAAACATGTTATGGGATCCCGATTAtgccatttttttcaatactGACTTTGTTAAAA ctaCCCGTGTGTACAATCCAAATTTAGTAATGATACAACAAcgttacaaaaaaaaattcggACGCCGTCAGAgatatttttatgctttaGCTACAAAGGTTGAA ataTCAGAAAACAAAACTATAGTAGTCATGACTTcagcaaatataaatgatcacAATCCTtccaataaaaaatataaaaacgaaATTGTAAAAAGCGCAAATTTATTCAAAACTGACATTGATTCTGAAGAAGATATtagaaaaggaaaattaaaaaaaaac atTGAAGGACATAGCTACGGTTTCCTAAATGTATTATTGGAAAAGTTTTAG